TTGCAGTCAAAAGTAGCCTCATGATATAGCAGATCCACTCCTTTCACCACATCATACTTGTCTATTACAGGCGCAGTATCCGTACAGTATACATATTTTCTAGGAACTTGGGCTTGTGTTACAAGTTTGGCATTCGGAATAACCCTACCATCCTCCAGAATATGATCTTCACCATCCTTAATTCTCTTTATGTCGGAGATGGAGAGCTCATAAGTTTCAATCGCATCTTTATTGATATTAGGCTCCTTCTCCTTCTCTTCAAATAGAAATCCACAACACCCCACTTTGTGCTTCAGAGGAAGCGAGGTCACACGAATACGCTTATCCTCATAGATCTCTTTCACCCCCTTGAAACTAATAGGATGAAACACAATGTCGTAATTAAACACTTCTCCAAAAAAATCTTTCTGCAACACAAAGAAACGATGGACTTCAGAAGGAGCATATATATGTAAAGGCTTCGTCCTGTTTGAGAGATTATACGAAGACA
The Prolixibacteraceae bacterium DNA segment above includes these coding regions:
- a CDS encoding ribonuclease Z, whose protein sequence is MRDPITVTILGSGAAVPTPKRNTSAQVLSVNQVPYLIDCGEGTQTQMMRFGVKQSRITAIFISHHHGDHILGLYGMLSSYNLSNRTKPLHIYAPSEVHRFFVLQKDFFGEVFNYDIVFHPISFKGVKEIYEDKRIRVTSLPLKHKVGCCGFLFEEKEKEPNINKDAIETYELSISDIKRIKDGEDHILEDGRVIPNAKLVTQAQVPRKYVYCTDTAPVIDKYDVVKGVDLLYHEATFDCKQNLLAKKTGHSTSVQASEIAKSVDAKRLLIGHFSSRYKEVSPLVAEAKELFPNVEAVKDGGVYTIE